The DNA window CGCGTGGCGTACGCACATGCTTGCGGGCGATCGCGCGCGACACGGTGGATTCGTGCAGGCCCAGTTCGCCGGCGATCTCGCGCAGGGTCAGCGGGCGCAGTGCCTGTTCGCCGAATTCAAGGAAGCCCGCCTGCTGCTGGATCAGGCTGCGCACCACCCGCAGCAGCGTCTCGCCACGTGCCTGCAGGCCCTTCAGCAGCCAGCGCGCTTCCTGCAGTTGGCCGCGCAGATAACCGGCATCGGCGTCACCGCAGCGACGGATCATCTGCTCGTAACCGCGGTGGATCACCAGCTTGGGGCCGGCATGGGCGGCCAGCGCGGCGCGCCAGATGCCGTTCTGCCGCCACACGACCACGTCCGGCACCACGTAGGTGTCCTGGGCGAGCGGAGCGATCTGGGTACCGGGGCGAGGGTCCAGCGAGCGCAGCAGGGCCACGGCCGTCTCGACCTCGGCCAACGGTTGCTTCAGCTGCTGGGCCAGGCCGGTCACGCCGCTGCGCGGCAGTTGTTCCAGTGGGCCGGCGGCGACCTGCCGGGCCAGGGCCAGGCACGGGGTGTCGACAGGCAGCACGTCCAGCTGCAGTTGCAGGCATTCGCCGAGGCTGCGTGCGGCCACGCCAACGGGGTCGAAGCGTTGGATCTGGTGCAGCACGGTCAGGATTTCGTCTTCACCGGCATGGATCGCCGGCAACAGCGCTTCGGCAATGGCCGAGAGCGGCTCGCGCAGATAGCCATCGTCTTCCAGCGAATCGATCAGCGCGGCGCCGATGCTGCGGTCGCGGTTGGACAGGTGGGTCAGGTGCAGCTGCCACAGCAGGTGGTCGGCAAGGGTTTCGGTTTCGGCGACGCGTTCGGCAGCACTGCCGTTGTCGTCGTCATCATCGAAACTACCGCCGCTGCCGCCACTGCTCCAGTCCAGCTCGGCGGGCGCCCAGTCGTCGCCACTGTTTTCAGCATTGTCGGGCGGGGCGTCATTGTCGCCGCCCGTGTCGTCGCTGCTGGCGTCCTTGTCGACACCGGCGCCTTCGTCGCTGCTGTCGGACCAGTCCAGCAGTGGATTGCTCTCCACCGCCTGGGCGATTTCCAGCTCCAGCTCGGTCGTGGACATCTGCAGCAGCTTGATCGCCTGCTGCAGCTGGGGCGTTAGCACCAGCTGCTGTCCCAACGATGTCTGCAGCCGAGTCTTCATGCCTGTGCCGAACGGAAGGGAGAGGGCCCGGCGGCCGCGGTTACAGCTTGAAGGAATCCCCAAGGTAGACGCGGCGCACGTCGGCGTTGTCCAGGATCGCCTCGGGCGAGCCCTGGGCCAGTACGGTGCCCTCTGCGAGGATATACGCGCGGTCGCAGATTCCCAAGGTCTCGCGCACGTTGTGGTCGGTGATCAGCACACCGATGCCGCGCTGCTTGAGATGGGTGACGATGCGCTGGATTTCGCCGACCGAGATCGGGTCCACACCGGCGAAGGGTTCGTCGAGCAGGATCAGGCGCGGCTTGGCGGCCAGTGCACGCGCGATCTCGCAACGACGGCGTTCACCACCGGACAGGCTGGCACCGAGCTGTTCGGACACGTGCCCCAGCTGCAGTTCGTCGAGCAGGCTGTTCAGTTCGCGCTCGCGGCCAGCCGAATCCAGGTCCTCGCGCAGTTCCAGCACCAGGCGCAGGTTGTCGGCCACGGTCAGCTTCCGGAACACCGACGGTTCCTGCGGCAGGTAACCCACACCCTGCTTGGCGCGGGTGTACATCGGGTCGCCGGTGATGTCCTTGCCGTCCAGCACGATGCTGCCGGCATCGGCACCGACCAGGCCGACGATCATGTAGAAGCAGGTGGTCTTGCCGGCACCGTTGGGACCCAGCAGGCCGACCACTTCGCCGGCGTCCAGGGTCAGCCCGAAGTCCTTGACGACTTCGCGCTGCTTGTAGCGTTTGCGCAGGCCAGTTGCGACGAGCATTACTTCTTGCCTCCCGCCGGCGCCGCAGCCGGGGCGGCCGCGGGCGTCTTGTTCTTCGGCGGAATCACGGTGCGCACGCGGCTGCCATCGCCGCCGGAGTTCATCTCACCGCTGCGGGTGTTGTAGACCATGCGCTGGCCGGCATTGGTGCCGCGCGCGCTGGTGACCTTGTAGTTGCCGGTCAGGGTGATGATCTCGGTGGTGATGTCGTAGTCGATCCGGTCGGCCACCGCATCCATCCAGCTGCCATCGTCGAGCTGCTGCTTCATCTTGGCCTGCTTGCCGGTGAACACCGCACGCACGGCTTCGCCGCCCTTGAGGTAGATCTCGGCCTCGGACGAACGCAGGTCCAGCGTGCCCTGGGTGATGATCACGCCGCCCGACAGCACGGTCTTGCCGTCACCGGTGAGGGTGCCGGACTGCGCGCCGGAATCAATGTTCATCGCTTCATTGCGGTCGGTCGACTTGGCAAAGGCGACAGCGGGGACAAGAAGACTGAGTGCGAGCACGGCTGCAAAGGGAATCTTCATCGGGGTCCGTTCTACCGGTGGTGGGCCTCCGGCGGGACCGGGGGCTGCGGGTGGGGGCTGCCTGCTTCGCGCCTGTCGGGAAGACGTCGCGGGCGGGCGGCGGAATCAGCGCTTGGGCGTGTAACGGCCCTTGGACTGGCTGAGGAAATGATACGTGTTGTTCTTCGAATCCACCTCGAACCCGACGCCGGACTGCTCCATGCCCGGGCGGGTCATGGTCACCAGGGCATCGGTACGGGCTCGGTTGTCCTTCGGGAACACGTCCAGGTGGTCGGTGCGGAAGGTGGTCGGGACCACGCCGGGATCGGCCGGGCTGTCGCCGGCGACGTTGCCCCGCAGCTTCATCTCGTCGCCCTTGGCACTGAGCCAGCCGGTCTCGGCGCGCAGCGTCCAGTGCTTGCCGTCCTTGTCGGGCATTTCGAACAGCGGGGTGGTGATGTTGAGCGTCTGGTCGCCACGCTGGCGTTCCAGCAGGGGCGCGCGCAGGGTGGTCGATTCCTTGCCGTGTTCGTCCAGGGCGACGATCTGGAAGTCGTGCAGGATGTAGTCCACACCGGCGTCCTGGCCTTCGACGACAGGTGCCTTTTCACGGTTGCGCAGCGCGGCCCAGCTGCTCAGCAGGGCCGCCAGCAGCAGGCCCACGCCGAGGATCATCCGCCAGTTCAAGGTGGGGGCATTCATGCGCCGAACCTCGCCAGCACGGCGTCCAGGCGGCCCTGCGCGGCCAGCAGCACGTCGCACAGCTCGCGCGCGGCACCCCGGCCGCCGTCGGCACGGGTGATCCAGTGCACGCGCTCGGCGATCCACGGATGGGCATTGGCCGGGGCCACGGCCAGGCCGACCGCGCCCAGCGGCGCCAGGTCCGGCAGGTCGTCACCCATGAAGGCCACCTGCTCCAGGCCGATGCCGTGCTGCACGCACAGCGCCTGCACGCTGGCCAGCTTGTCGCCGACGGCAATCTGGGTGTCGATGCCCAGGTCGGCGCCGCGCTTGAGCGCGGACTGGCTGTTGCGCGCGGTGATCAGCACGGGGTGGATACCGTGCTGCTGCAGCAGTTTCAGGCCCAGGCCATCCTGCACGAAGTACGCCTTGCTCTCGTTGCCATCCTTGTCGTAGTACAGCCGACCGTCGGTGAGGGTGCCGTCCACGTCGAAGCAGGCCAGGCGGATATTGGCCGCAACGGCATGCAGATGGGCGGGGAAGGCGGGCAGGGGGGACCAGGGCATCAGGGCATCGGACTCGGTGGTTGCGGGCTCGTTGGTACAGACTGAATGGGGTCTACGGACTGTCGGTTAAACCACCCGGGCCCGCAACAGGTCATGAATGTTCAGGGCGCCGACCGCGCGGCCCTCGCTGTCGACCACGATCAGGCCGGTGATCTTGTGGGTTTCCATCAGCCGGGCAGCCTCCACCGCCAGCTTGTCAGCGCTGATGGTGCGAGGTTGCCGGGTCATCACATCGGCGATCCTGGCGGTGCGCACGTCCAGGTCGGTGTCCAGCGCGCGGCGAAGGTCGCCGTCGGTGAACAGGCCGATCAGCACGCCCTGGTCGTCGACCACGGCGGTCATGCCCAGGCGCTTGCGGCTCATCTCCATCAGCGCTTCGCTGAGGCTGGCGCCGACATCGACCTTGGGCAGGTCCTCGCCGGTGTGCATGACGTCGGTGATGTGCAGCAGCAGGCGGCGGCCGAGGCTGCCGGCCGGGTGCGAGCGGGCGAAATCGTCGGCGGTGAAGCCGCGCGCGTCCAGCAGGGCCACCGCCAAGGCGTCGCCCATCGCCAGCGAGGCGGTGGTGCTGGAGGTGGGCGCCAGCGCCAGCGGGCAGGCTTCGGCCGGCACGCTCACATCCAGGTGGAAATCGGCGGCGCTGGCCAGGCTCGACTGCGGGCGGCCGGTCATGGCGATCAGCACATTGCCCTGGCGCTTGAGCACCGGCAGCAACATCAGCAGCTCATCCGATTCACCCGAATAGGACAGGGCCAGCACCACGTCGTCCTCGGTGATCATGCCGAGGTCGCCGTGGCCGGCCTCGCCCGGGTGCACGTAGAACGCCGGGGTGCCGGTGGAGGCCAGGGTGGCGGCGATCTTGCGCGCGACATGGCCGGACTTGCCCATACCGGTGGCGACCACCCGGCCGCGGCTGCCCAGGATCGCCCGGCAGGCCTGCTGGAAGGCGTCGCCGAGGCGGTCGGCCACGGCGTCCAGCGCCTGCCGTTCGATCTCGAACACGCGCCGGCCACTGGCGACCAGGGCGGCTGGGTCGGCGGAACGGGGGGGCAACAGGGATTCGGCCATGCGGACGCCACGCAGCGGAAGTAGAATGGACGCACATTTTATTAGGAAAGCCCGTTGGACGCCGACACCATCCGCAATCTGATCGAAACCGGCCTGCCCGGCGCCCGCGCCGACGTGCAGGGTGACGATGGCGTGCATTTCGAAGCGACCGTGGTCAGCGAGGCCTTTGCCGGCAAGATGCCGCTGGCCCGCCACCGGATGGTGTATGCCACTCTGGGCGACCTGATGGGCGGCGCGATCCACGCGCTCGCATTGAAAACCGTGACCCCGGCCGAAGCCGGCTGAACCGCAGAAGATCCCCAATACATGGCCAAGATCGTTGTGACCGGCGGCGCTGCGCTGCACGGTGAAGTAAGCATCTCCGGCGCCAAGAACGCCGTCCTCCCCATCCTGTGCGCGACCCTGCTGGCCGACGCGCCGGTGGAGATCACCAACGTGCCGCATCTGCATGACGTGGTGACCACGGTGAAGCTGCTGGGCGAACTGGGCGCGAAAGTGACCATCGACCAGGGCACGCTGTCGCGCGGCAGCGCGATCGTGGTCGACCCGCGTCCGGTCAACCAGCATGTGGCGCCGTATGAGCTGGTCAGGACCATGCGCGCCTCGATCCTGGTGCTGGGCCCGCTGCTGGCCCGCTTCGGCGCGGCCGAAGTGTCGCTGCCCGGCGGCTGCGCGATCGGCTCGCGCCCGGTCGACCAGCACATCAAGGGCCTGCAGGCACTGGGTGCCGAGATCGTGGTCGAGAACGGCTTCATCAAGGCCACCGCCAAGCGCCTGAAGGGGGGTCACTTCACCTTCGACATGGTCAGCGTGACCGGTACCGAGAACGTGCTGATGGCTGCCGTACTGGCCGAAGGCACCACCATCCTCGACAACGCGGCGATGGAACCGGAAGTCACCGATCTGGCGCACTGCCTGATCGCACTCGGCGCGAAGATCGAAGGCCTGGGCACCGCGCGCCTGGTCATCGAAGGCGTCGAACGCCTGTCCGGTGGCCGCCATGAAGTGCTGCCCGATCGCATCGAAACCGGCACCTTCCTGGTGGCCGCCGCGATGACCGGTGGCAAGGTCACCGTCAACCGCGCGCGCCCGAACACCATGGACGCGGTGCTGGCCAAGCTGGTGGAAGCCGGCGCGACCATCGAGACCAGCGAAGACAGCATCACCCTGGACATGCACGGCAAGCGGCCGAAGGCGGTCAACCTGACCACCGCGCCGTACCCGGCGTTCCCGACCGACATGCAGGCGCAGTTCATGGCGCTCAACTGCGTGGCCGACGGCGTGGGCGTGATCAACGAAACGATCTTCGAAAACCGTTTCATGCACGTCAACGAACTGCTGCGCCTCGGCGCGGACATCCAGGTGGAAGGCCACACGGCCATCGTGCGCGGTCACGAACGCCTGAGCGGGGCGCCGGTGATGGCGACCGACCTGCGCGCATCGGCATCGCTGATCCTGGCCGGCCTGATGGCCGATGGCGATACCACCATCGATCGCATCTACCACCTTGATCGCGGCTACGAGAACATCGAAGAGAAGCTGTCTTCGCTCGGCGCCACCATCCGGCGCGTGGCCGCATGATCCTGCGCGGCAAATTCAGCCGTCGCCGCAAGGCGCTGTTGGTGCTGGTGTTGATCGTACTGGCGTGGCTGGGCTACGCCTGGTACGCCAACATCGCCATCACCAAGGGCATCGAGCAGAAGGACATGGACTGGAATGGCGATGGCACGGTGACCCGTGACGAGATCATCCAGTCGTTCTACGCGGTGGCGGTGAACGACAGCCAGGACGGCAACCGCCATTGCCGCACCTTTGTGCGTCGATCCACGGGCGAGCAGATCCGGGTGGACTGCCGCACCGAGTTCGCGCCGGCGGAAGCGCCGAAGAAATAAAAAAACGCCCGCGAAAGCGGGCGTTTTTTTGGGACATCCATCCACGCATGGCGTGGATCTACTGGGACGTGAAGTAGATCCACGCCCGTGGATGGCGCGGATCGCCGGTCAGTTCATCGCCTTGATGGTCAGGTCCAGCGCATCGCGACCGCTTTCACGCTGCAGCATGCGCGCCGGCACCGGGAACTCCGGCACGATCCAGGCGATCAGCTCCTTGTTGCCGTCGACGCGCGAGACCTTGGTGGCCTCGTAGCTCTTGCCGCCCACGGTGACCGATTCCTTGCCCACCACGCGGTAGGTCATGTTCTTGACCCGGCCTTCGTCGACCATGCGATAGGTCAGCGGCTTGCCGGCAGCCAGGTCGCGGGCAATGGCCAGGTTGATCAGCAGCGCGTCCATGTCGCCGGCCTTCAGGGCGATCGGTCCGGCGCGATCCGGCTTGATGTCGCCGGTCCAGGTGGCCTGGTTGCTGGTCCAGTTGTAGTTGGCCTGCACATTGCGCTTCTTCACCAGCAACGCCGAGCGATCCTGGCTGCTGAGCGGGCGCAGCTGCCCGCGCACCTCCTCGAACACGGTGGTCTGGCTCAGGTCGGCCAGCTGGTTCTTGACCTGCAGGCTGTAGCGCCACTTGTTGCTGCCTTCGCTGGCCAGGGTCATGCTGCCGTTGGCCTGCATGCCCATGTAGCTGGCCAGGTAGTCGGCCTTGAACGGCTGCAGGGCCATGGCCGGCAGGCTGGCCACCGACAAGGCGGCAGCGGCGATCCAGGTCAGGGGGCGGGTCACGGTGTTCATGCTCAGACTCCTTGGTATTCGATCAGGCGCAGATCGACGCGATCTTCGCCGTCTTCGCGTTGCAGGATGCGCACCGGGGTGGGGACACCGTTGGCGATCCAGAGAATGGTTTCGTTGTTGCCGCCGTTGGTCCGATAGACCCGCAGCGCGTTGTAGGACAGGTCGCCGACCTCGACGTTCTCGGTCTGCGGCGCGGCCTGGTAATCGTGCTGGCGCACCTTGCCCATGTCGACGTAGCGATAGTGCATGGCCGCACCAGGGCGGGCATCGCGCATGATCGCCAGGTTCATCAGCAGGGCGCTCTGGTCGCCGGCCTGCAGCGGAATCGGCTGTGCGCGCTTCTTTTCCACGTCGCCACTCCACTGCGCGGTGCCGGCCTGCCAGTTGTAGGTGCCGACGGCCTTCTTGCCGAGGAACAGGCCCTTGCGCACCGTGCTCTGGCTGAGTGGCGCATAGACACCGTTGCGCTCCTCGAACACGGTGCTCTGTTCGATGTTCAGGCCGAGCACGCTGGCAAAGCCGCGGCGGCCGACTACCTGCATGTCCACCCGCCACTGGTTGCCACCGGTGTGGGTGACCTGCATGGTCGCATCGCCCGCTTCCTTGCTCTTGTAGAAGGCCTGGTAGGTTGCGCTGAACGGCTGCAGCGGCGGCGGCTCCCAGGCCAGTGCAGGCAGCACCGGCGGCGCCACCTCGGCAGGTGCCGGCGCAGCAGGCGCTGTTGCCTGGCCCCAGCCCGCACAGGCGAGGACGGCAAGCGGCAGCAGCAGGGTTGTACGCAGCAGGGACGTGGTCTTCATGGCCGACAGGAACCGCAGGAGGGGAGCAGGATGCCAGCCCCGCAGTCAGCGGGGCGTGTGCACGGGGGTTACCGGTTCAGGTTCCCGGCGGAATCTAGAGCCAAGGGGCTAAACAGGGGGTGACCGTCGAATGTCGGCTGGCCTTCCCGTTCAGCCAGGCGGCCTGCACACAGCAGTTCCAGGGTGGCGATCAGCAGCGGATGCTCCACCGCGAGCACGCGTTCGGCCAGGGTCTGCGCATCATCGCCGGCAAGCACCGGAACCCGCGCCTGCGCCAGCACCGCGCCGGCATCCAGTTCCGGCACCACCAGGTGCACGCTGGCGCCGTGCTCGCTATCGCCGGCCTCAAGCGCCCGTGCATGGGTGTGCAGGCCCTTGTGCAGCGGCAGCAGCGAGGGATGGATGTTGACCAGGCGGCCATTGAACCGCTGTACGAAATCGGCACCGAGGATACGCATGTAGCCGGCGCAGACGATCCAGTCCGGAGCACATGCTGCCAGCGCATCACCCAGCGCCTGCTCGTAGGCGGCGCGGTCGCTGAACTCCTTCGGCGCATGCCCCCAGCGTCGATCCGCTGCCACCCGCTCCAGTGCGGTCGCATCGGGGCGGTCGGAGAACACGCCGACAATCTCGGCCTGCAGTCGCCCTGCCGCGATGGCGTCGACAATGGCCTGCAGGTTGCTGCCGCGACCGGAGGCCAGCACGGCGATTCGGCAGATGCTCATCGCCCCGCGCTCCGGCGCACCAACGGCCACAGCAACAGGCTGCCCAGGGTCGCCAGCAGCATGTCCGCATGCGCGTCCCACATGTCGCCCTGCTGGCCGTTGTAGGCCTCGGCCGCTTCCGGCGACAGGGCAAGGGCGATGCCCCATTCCAGCCACTCATACGCCAGGCTGGAACACATCACTGCCATCACCGCCAAGGTGAAGGCCTGGCCGATGCGCAGTGCAGGCCAGAAGCGTCGCGCCAGCTGCAGCAACGCCGGCGTGAAGCAGACGCCATAGAGGAAGTGGATCAGGCGATCGAAGTGGTTGCGCTGCCAGCCAAAGGCGGCATCCGGCGACCATCCGAGCAGCGACTGCAGCCAGGCATCATAGGGAACGTTGGAATACAGCCAGCGCGCGGCCACGCAGTGGATGGCGATGAAGCCGCAGATGGCGATGAACGCGCCGTTGTCCAGCTGCCAGCGCCGGTCCACCCACCACAGGGCGAGCAGGCCGATCACGGTCAGCGAGCTGTGCAGGGCCTGCTCGAGCGGCCACAGCGGATGGATCCAGGTTGCTGCGAATATGCACAACACCGCAGCCAGCGCGACCTTCTTCGGTCCCGACAGTGAGTGGGTGGCGCGGTTGCTGGCGAGCGTGGAGGCGGCGGGCGTGGACATGTCGGAGCGATCAGCAGAAGGGACGGAACATGCGCCTGCCAGCTCAGACGCTGACGTGGTCGCCGCGGTCGAACAGTGCGGCGATCTCCGGCTTGCGCAGGAAATACACCGCGTAGGCGGTCAGCGCCATGCCCAGCGGGCCGGCCATCACCGCGGCCCAGGCCGCGCCGCGACACCAGGCCAGATTACTGCGCTGGCCAAGCAGCCGCGCGGTGCGCAACTGCAGGAAGCCCAGCCCGATGGCCAGCAGCGACACCGCGCCGTACACCGTCGCCAGCACCGCGCCGTCATCCATGCCGCGTTCGAAGGCGACGATGCCGACAAAACCGAGGAACACCAGCG is part of the Stenotrophomonas lactitubi genome and encodes:
- the lptB gene encoding LPS export ABC transporter ATP-binding protein, producing MLVATGLRKRYKQREVVKDFGLTLDAGEVVGLLGPNGAGKTTCFYMIVGLVGADAGSIVLDGKDITGDPMYTRAKQGVGYLPQEPSVFRKLTVADNLRLVLELREDLDSAGRERELNSLLDELQLGHVSEQLGASLSGGERRRCEIARALAAKPRLILLDEPFAGVDPISVGEIQRIVTHLKQRGIGVLITDHNVRETLGICDRAYILAEGTVLAQGSPEAILDNADVRRVYLGDSFKL
- the murA gene encoding UDP-N-acetylglucosamine 1-carboxyvinyltransferase → MAKIVVTGGAALHGEVSISGAKNAVLPILCATLLADAPVEITNVPHLHDVVTTVKLLGELGAKVTIDQGTLSRGSAIVVDPRPVNQHVAPYELVRTMRASILVLGPLLARFGAAEVSLPGGCAIGSRPVDQHIKGLQALGAEIVVENGFIKATAKRLKGGHFTFDMVSVTGTENVLMAAVLAEGTTILDNAAMEPEVTDLAHCLIALGAKIEGLGTARLVIEGVERLSGGRHEVLPDRIETGTFLVAAAMTGGKVTVNRARPNTMDAVLAKLVEAGATIETSEDSITLDMHGKRPKAVNLTTAPYPAFPTDMQAQFMALNCVADGVGVINETIFENRFMHVNELLRLGADIQVEGHTAIVRGHERLSGAPVMATDLRASASLILAGLMADGDTTIDRIYHLDRGYENIEEKLSSLGATIRRVAA
- a CDS encoding BolA family protein; the protein is MDADTIRNLIETGLPGARADVQGDDGVHFEATVVSEAFAGKMPLARHRMVYATLGDLMGGAIHALALKTVTPAEAG
- a CDS encoding DUF3108 domain-containing protein → MNTVTRPLTWIAAAALSVASLPAMALQPFKADYLASYMGMQANGSMTLASEGSNKWRYSLQVKNQLADLSQTTVFEEVRGQLRPLSSQDRSALLVKKRNVQANYNWTSNQATWTGDIKPDRAGPIALKAGDMDALLINLAIARDLAAGKPLTYRMVDEGRVKNMTYRVVGKESVTVGGKSYEATKVSRVDGNKELIAWIVPEFPVPARMLQRESGRDALDLTIKAMN
- a CDS encoding RNA polymerase factor sigma-54; this translates as MKTRLQTSLGQQLVLTPQLQQAIKLLQMSTTELELEIAQAVESNPLLDWSDSSDEGAGVDKDASSDDTGGDNDAPPDNAENSGDDWAPAELDWSSGGSGGSFDDDDDNGSAAERVAETETLADHLLWQLHLTHLSNRDRSIGAALIDSLEDDGYLREPLSAIAEALLPAIHAGEDEILTVLHQIQRFDPVGVAARSLGECLQLQLDVLPVDTPCLALARQVAAGPLEQLPRSGVTGLAQQLKQPLAEVETAVALLRSLDPRPGTQIAPLAQDTYVVPDVVVWRQNGIWRAALAAHAGPKLVIHRGYEQMIRRCGDADAGYLRGQLQEARWLLKGLQARGETLLRVVRSLIQQQAGFLEFGEQALRPLTLREIAGELGLHESTVSRAIARKHVRTPRGTLPLRAFFASGIDTDGGGEASSTAIQAMIRRLIDDENPRKPLSDAKLADLLKTSGIPVARRTVAKYREAMNISASHERVRIV
- the lptC gene encoding LPS export ABC transporter periplasmic protein LptC, translated to MNAPTLNWRMILGVGLLLAALLSSWAALRNREKAPVVEGQDAGVDYILHDFQIVALDEHGKESTTLRAPLLERQRGDQTLNITTPLFEMPDKDGKHWTLRAETGWLSAKGDEMKLRGNVAGDSPADPGVVPTTFRTDHLDVFPKDNRARTDALVTMTRPGMEQSGVGFEVDSKNNTYHFLSQSKGRYTPKR
- a CDS encoding KpsF/GutQ family sugar-phosphate isomerase is translated as MAESLLPPRSADPAALVASGRRVFEIERQALDAVADRLGDAFQQACRAILGSRGRVVATGMGKSGHVARKIAATLASTGTPAFYVHPGEAGHGDLGMITEDDVVLALSYSGESDELLMLLPVLKRQGNVLIAMTGRPQSSLASAADFHLDVSVPAEACPLALAPTSSTTASLAMGDALAVALLDARGFTADDFARSHPAGSLGRRLLLHITDVMHTGEDLPKVDVGASLSEALMEMSRKRLGMTAVVDDQGVLIGLFTDGDLRRALDTDLDVRTARIADVMTRQPRTISADKLAVEAARLMETHKITGLIVVDSEGRAVGALNIHDLLRARVV
- the purN gene encoding phosphoribosylglycinamide formyltransferase — its product is MSICRIAVLASGRGSNLQAIVDAIAAGRLQAEIVGVFSDRPDATALERVAADRRWGHAPKEFSDRAAYEQALGDALAACAPDWIVCAGYMRILGADFVQRFNGRLVNIHPSLLPLHKGLHTHARALEAGDSEHGASVHLVVPELDAGAVLAQARVPVLAGDDAQTLAERVLAVEHPLLIATLELLCAGRLAEREGQPTFDGHPLFSPLALDSAGNLNR
- a CDS encoding DUF3108 domain-containing protein yields the protein MKTTSLLRTTLLLPLAVLACAGWGQATAPAAPAPAEVAPPVLPALAWEPPPLQPFSATYQAFYKSKEAGDATMQVTHTGGNQWRVDMQVVGRRGFASVLGLNIEQSTVFEERNGVYAPLSQSTVRKGLFLGKKAVGTYNWQAGTAQWSGDVEKKRAQPIPLQAGDQSALLMNLAIMRDARPGAAMHYRYVDMGKVRQHDYQAAPQTENVEVGDLSYNALRVYRTNGGNNETILWIANGVPTPVRILQREDGEDRVDLRLIEYQGV
- the lptA gene encoding lipopolysaccharide transport periplasmic protein LptA, with protein sequence MKIPFAAVLALSLLVPAVAFAKSTDRNEAMNIDSGAQSGTLTGDGKTVLSGGVIITQGTLDLRSSEAEIYLKGGEAVRAVFTGKQAKMKQQLDDGSWMDAVADRIDYDITTEIITLTGNYKVTSARGTNAGQRMVYNTRSGEMNSGGDGSRVRTVIPPKNKTPAAAPAAAPAGGKK
- a CDS encoding KdsC family phosphatase, which produces MPWSPLPAFPAHLHAVAANIRLACFDVDGTLTDGRLYYDKDGNESKAYFVQDGLGLKLLQQHGIHPVLITARNSQSALKRGADLGIDTQIAVGDKLASVQALCVQHGIGLEQVAFMGDDLPDLAPLGAVGLAVAPANAHPWIAERVHWITRADGGRGAARELCDVLLAAQGRLDAVLARFGA
- a CDS encoding DUF2238 domain-containing protein — encoded protein: MSGPKKVALAAVLCIFAATWIHPLWPLEQALHSSLTVIGLLALWWVDRRWQLDNGAFIAICGFIAIHCVAARWLYSNVPYDAWLQSLLGWSPDAAFGWQRNHFDRLIHFLYGVCFTPALLQLARRFWPALRIGQAFTLAVMAVMCSSLAYEWLEWGIALALSPEAAEAYNGQQGDMWDAHADMLLATLGSLLLWPLVRRSAGR